A genomic segment from Janibacter sp. DB-40 encodes:
- the uvrA gene encoding excinuclease ABC subunit UvrA, whose translation MTAAKAAGSRLHDRIVVQGAREHNLKNIHIDIPRDALVVFTGLSGSGKSSLAFDTIFAEGQRRYVESLSAYARQFLGQMDKPDVDFIEGLSPAVSIDQKSTNRNPRSTVGTITEVHDYLRLLFARVGRPHCPVCGEPITRQSPQQIVDRLLELPERTRFQVLAPVVRARKGEFVDLFDELRTKGYSRALVDGEVISLSEPPTLEKQVKHTIDVVVDRLVAKGAEDRANKQRLTDSVETALGLAGGVVVIDFVDLAEDDPQRQRRYSETMACPNDHPLDIDEIEPRSFSFNSPFGACPVCTGLGTELEVDPELVVPDDDLSLGEGAIAPWAKGTQSAQYFQRTMAALGDDLGFDMDTPWRALPERARGALLHGHKHKVHVRYRNRFGRERAYSTGFEGVIPFVKRRHLETESDWSRERYEGYMREIPCPTCDGTRLKPESLAVLVGGHSIADVSSMSIARAAGFLGTVDFTDRELQIAEQVIKEINARLGFLLDVGLEYLSLSRAAGTLSGGEAQRIRLATQIGSGLVGVLYVLDEPSIGLHQRDNHRLIETLTRLRDLGNTLIVVEHDEDTIASSDWVVDIGPGAGEHGGDVVHSGPLSQLLTNKRSATGRYLAGELEIPLPATRRPQRPGRELTVKGAREHNLHDIEVAFPLGNFIAITGVSGSGKSTLVNDILYRVLANKLNGARQVPGRHKTVTGLDHLDKVVHVDQSPIGRTPRSNPATYTGVFDHVRRLFAETSEAKVRGYQPGRFSFNVKGGRCDACSGDGTLKIEMNFLPDVYVPCEVCHGARYNRETLEVHFKGKNIAEVLDMPIEEAEDFFAAVPAIARHMKTLNAVGLGYVRLGQPATTLSGGEAQRVKLASELQKRSNGRTIYVLDEPTTGLHFEDIRKLLLVLQGLVDKGNSVLVIEHNLDVVKSADWIVDMGPEGGDGGGRVVATGTPEEVAASADSYTGQFLAPVLAKSDTTPVIGELVEEEAPVLPAKGARKKAARKPAKKAPRSAAQATKKPEVSSAAGAAARRAKKAG comes from the coding sequence GTGACTGCTGCCAAGGCCGCTGGTTCCCGACTGCACGACCGGATCGTCGTCCAGGGGGCCCGCGAGCACAACCTCAAGAACATCCACATCGACATCCCGCGGGACGCGCTCGTGGTCTTCACCGGCCTGTCCGGGTCGGGCAAGTCGTCGCTCGCCTTCGACACCATCTTCGCCGAGGGCCAGCGGCGCTACGTCGAGTCGCTGTCCGCCTACGCGCGCCAGTTCCTCGGGCAGATGGACAAGCCCGACGTCGACTTCATCGAGGGCCTCTCGCCGGCCGTCTCCATCGACCAGAAGTCGACGAACCGCAACCCGCGCTCGACCGTCGGCACGATCACCGAGGTCCACGACTACCTCCGCCTGCTCTTCGCCCGCGTGGGTCGCCCGCACTGCCCTGTCTGCGGTGAGCCCATCACCCGGCAGAGCCCGCAGCAGATCGTCGACCGGCTGCTCGAGCTGCCGGAGCGCACCCGCTTCCAGGTGCTCGCCCCGGTGGTGCGCGCCCGCAAGGGTGAGTTCGTCGACCTCTTCGACGAGCTGCGGACCAAGGGGTACAGCCGCGCCCTCGTCGACGGCGAGGTGATCTCCCTCTCGGAGCCGCCGACGCTGGAGAAGCAGGTCAAGCACACCATCGACGTGGTCGTCGACCGGCTCGTGGCGAAGGGGGCCGAGGACCGGGCGAACAAGCAGCGCCTGACCGACTCGGTCGAGACCGCGCTGGGTCTGGCCGGGGGCGTCGTCGTCATCGACTTCGTCGACCTGGCGGAGGACGACCCGCAGCGCCAGCGTCGCTACTCGGAGACGATGGCCTGCCCGAACGACCACCCCCTCGACATCGACGAGATCGAGCCGCGCTCGTTCTCCTTCAACTCCCCCTTCGGTGCCTGCCCGGTGTGCACCGGGCTGGGCACGGAGCTGGAGGTCGACCCCGAGCTCGTCGTCCCGGACGACGACCTCAGCCTCGGCGAGGGGGCGATCGCCCCGTGGGCGAAGGGGACCCAGTCGGCCCAGTACTTCCAGCGGACGATGGCCGCCCTCGGCGACGACCTCGGCTTCGACATGGACACCCCGTGGCGGGCGCTGCCGGAGCGGGCCCGCGGGGCCCTGCTGCACGGCCACAAGCACAAGGTGCACGTGCGCTACCGCAACCGCTTCGGTCGCGAGCGCGCCTACAGCACGGGCTTCGAGGGGGTCATCCCCTTCGTGAAGCGTCGGCACCTGGAGACCGAGTCGGACTGGAGCCGGGAGCGCTACGAGGGCTACATGCGCGAGATCCCGTGCCCCACGTGCGACGGGACCCGGCTGAAGCCGGAGTCGTTGGCCGTCCTCGTCGGGGGCCACAGCATCGCCGACGTCTCGTCCATGTCCATCGCCCGGGCCGCGGGCTTCCTGGGGACCGTCGACTTCACCGACCGGGAGCTGCAGATCGCCGAGCAGGTGATCAAGGAGATCAACGCCCGCCTCGGCTTCCTCCTCGATGTGGGTCTGGAGTACCTCTCGCTCTCCCGTGCCGCCGGGACGCTCTCCGGCGGGGAGGCCCAGCGCATCCGGCTGGCGACCCAGATCGGGTCCGGTCTCGTCGGGGTCCTCTACGTCCTCGACGAGCCGAGCATCGGACTGCACCAGCGGGACAACCACCGCCTCATCGAGACCCTGACCCGACTGCGGGACCTGGGCAACACCCTCATCGTCGTCGAGCACGACGAGGACACGATCGCCTCGTCCGACTGGGTCGTCGACATCGGCCCCGGCGCCGGCGAGCACGGTGGTGACGTCGTGCACTCGGGGCCGCTGTCGCAGCTGCTGACCAACAAGCGCTCGGCGACCGGGCGCTACCTGGCAGGTGAGCTGGAGATCCCCCTGCCGGCGACCCGGCGGCCGCAGCGGCCCGGTCGGGAGCTGACCGTCAAGGGAGCGCGCGAGCACAACCTGCACGACATCGAGGTCGCCTTCCCGCTCGGGAACTTCATCGCGATCACGGGGGTGTCCGGCTCGGGCAAGTCCACACTCGTCAACGACATCCTCTACCGCGTGCTGGCCAACAAGCTCAACGGCGCGCGGCAGGTGCCCGGTCGGCACAAGACCGTGACGGGGCTGGACCACCTCGACAAGGTGGTCCACGTCGACCAGAGCCCGATCGGACGGACGCCGCGGTCGAACCCGGCGACGTACACGGGCGTGTTCGACCACGTGCGTCGGCTCTTCGCCGAGACGAGCGAGGCCAAGGTGCGTGGCTACCAGCCCGGCCGTTTCTCCTTCAACGTCAAGGGCGGCCGGTGCGACGCGTGCTCCGGCGACGGGACGCTGAAGATCGAGATGAACTTCCTGCCCGACGTCTACGTCCCGTGCGAGGTGTGCCACGGTGCGCGCTACAACCGCGAGACGCTGGAGGTGCACTTCAAGGGCAAGAACATCGCCGAGGTGCTCGACATGCCGATCGAGGAGGCGGAGGACTTCTTCGCCGCGGTGCCGGCGATCGCCCGACACATGAAGACGCTCAACGCCGTGGGGCTGGGCTACGTGCGCCTCGGGCAGCCCGCCACGACCCTCTCCGGCGGCGAGGCGCAGCGGGTGAAGCTGGCGTCCGAGCTGCAGAAGCGCTCCAACGGCCGCACCATCTACGTGCTCGACGAACCGACCACCGGCCTGCACTTCGAGGACATCCGCAAGCTCCTGCTCGTCCTGCAGGGACTCGTCGACAAGGGCAACAGCGTCCTGGTCATCGAGCACAACCTCGACGTCGTCAAGAGCGCCGACTGGATCGTCGACATGGGCCCCGAGGGCGGTGACGGGGGCGGTCGGGTGGTCGCCACCGGAACCCCGGAGGAGGTGGCCGCCTCCGCGGACTCCTACACCGGACAGTTCCTCGCACCCGTGCTGGCGAAGTCGGACACCACCCCGGTCATCGGCGAGCTCGTCGAGGAGGAGGCCCCCGTCCTCCCGGCGAAGGGAGCGCGGAAGAAGGCCGCGAGGAAGCCCGCGAAGAAGGCCCCTCGCAGCGCCGCGCAGGCCACGAAGAAGCCCGAGGTCTCCAGCGCTGCCGGCGCAGCGGCCAGGCGGGCCAAGAAGGCCGGCTGA